Sequence from the Magallana gigas chromosome 4, xbMagGiga1.1, whole genome shotgun sequence genome:
TATCCTGAAAATTACATTTCAGAATATTTATTAAAGTGAATTTATTACAGTTTGTTTATGCACAATGTAGATTACTATGTATCGATGAATATGGTGTGCTGTAAAGGTTTATGGTGTTTAGAATATGGTGTGCTGTAAAGGTTTATGGTGTTTAGAATATGGTGTGCTGTAAAGGTTTATGGTGTTTAGAATATGGTGTGCTGTATAGGTTTATGGTGTTTAGAATATGGTGTGCTGTATAGGTTTATGGTGTTTAGAATATGGTGAGCTGTATAGGTTTATGGTGTTTAGAATATGGTGTGCTGTATAGGTTTATGGTGTTTTACCCTCTCTTGACATACTAACAGTATACACACTTTTCTTCAAAGACTTACAAGAAGTATGTGTCCAATAACAATAATAAAgtctaatttttaaaacacaaaggCATGAAAAAGTAATGCAGTGGCCCCTCATTCCAGGCCAAAATTGGGTCTTACGATACCTTGTTCTTTTGATTACCAGAACTCTGTCTACCCGACATATTCCTCGATTTTTCCTCCGAGAACTAAAACAATGCTTTCTATctaacttatatacatgtatgttatcaAAACCAAAATTGTTTAGCTTTTATATATAAGACATGTATGTCAAATCAATTACCGAAAGTAATGAAACTGAACATCTGCCACCAGAACGGTTAAACAGAgcataaatgaatatattaatatatatagtaaTGGAGATTAGCaacttttattacaaaaaaaatagaaatacacTCTatctattaaatattttatcaaaatacatacagtagataaataaaatatgttctagTATAGCAAACAATTCTCAATAAATTGTTTTAGTCTCAAGACTGCAATTAACtctaatttaaaatatgttgaGAAATTGACAATCcatattcaaaaattttaagtgAGTTCATCTTGATTTGGTGCATTCACTAACAGAAATTATTAATTGCACAGTATACTGCTTTAAGCTGGCTACCTTTTCATCCTTCTTGCTCAGTAGGTATTTCTGCCAGTTTTCCATCAGAGAGTTGGAGAAGTCGGAGTAGCGCTGGAAGAACAGACAACAGATGTGGACCCCACAGGCTATGTCCGACATCTTCAGCTTCGCCTCTGTAATGGCTGCGGCCTACGACACAAGAAAATCAAAGTCCTAAATATGCCTCTTAAATGAGAAGTAATCTCTTTCCTCTAATTAAGTGTggcataatttttattttattattattcaattttgtctattgatacttcaaataatattgaaatttatattttcttcaaatatttttttctttgaggtTATTTGTTGCGACTATAATGAATTATCATCATCATGAATCCTTAACACTTCTTATACTCACTGCCTCTCCTATGTACTTGTTCAAGTTCAAGCCATTGAAGTCTTTTGTCAAACTCTCCTTCTGTGATTCTGTTAAATTTTTCTGCAACAAATATATTTCctcatttgaaataaacaaataatgcatgctagcaaattttttttaaatgaagacatattatattaatttttacagagttttacactatatatatttacattttccagtgtctttgcctgtggtaacactacgtatcgattttgtactatataacccattgTACAAATGACACCAAATAGAAACGCCAGCggagtttgcttatttatatatttaatcgtacgatggattaaaattatataaatataagtaataaagaatcattctctgaatattatgaggtgataatttccgtcgaggcgtgatcaaatctatcataaagcccttcgggctgttatgatagatttgatcacgcccttcgggctttaatggatttgatcatgccccgaccgaaattatcacctcataaaactcaaaaaaataattccttattccttatatatctACATACCAGTTTTTTCACAAAAGCCGTGTTCTTCTTAAGGCTAGAGTCCAATCTACTGAAGAAGGATTCGTCTGGGCGATTTTCTACAACATTCATTCATAATTGATATATTGCAGATAAATACATcagagatgaaaaaaaaatccaatgtcATATTTTGTATGAATCTAGTGTGGAAAGTGATCATAATTTATGACAAGTCAGAAAACAAAACGAAATTACCTCAAAgcgaaattataaaattttaatacaatcAGAAGTTGAACTATAGGCTGTATTACAAAGAGTTCAGTGGGTCTTAGACCACCAAATGATTCTACCTGCAGCCTCTTGGTTTCTTTCCCGTAATTTTCTCTTTGTGTCGTATCTTTCCTGACATTCCTGTTGGTAATCCTTCACAGTTTTCTATGACAATAAAATTCAgctattatatattaaatgtcTTGATCATTCTGACAGTCTCTTACAATATTCACTCAAATAATTTGATGCTTAAATTGATGTATTACAATCATTGTTTACCATAACTCAATATTTGTGGATATATGGTTATTGTTTCATTCACATTCCCCTGAACCTGGTATTTGCATTACCTCTCTCACTGTGACATTTAAAATTGCACATACTGTAGCATGAACAGTTTATCTTATGTATCCTAAACCTTATAATTCATGCTTACTCAACATTAATTAAACTGCATTTGATTTACACTATATCATGTCCAGTGTGtaataataaattatcaatGCTACTTACAATTTCTTCTTCCAGTAACCTTTTCTGTTCTTCTTCTTTCCTTCTCTGCCAAGATAAAGAGCATATTTCTActcttaaaattcaaatttaaacatacCTTAAATTGCACAAATTTTATGAAGTTACATAATCACATAAAGACTGAGAAGTGCTAGTTACGTAATTGAGAGGCTAATccattaaaacagaaaattaaaccGGTACCTAACATTTTGAGTCCACTAATACCATATGGGCCATCAATCTATTTGAATTGTGTTCAATAAACAGACCCTTCCCAATGGTCACCTTCCCAATTGGGAAAACCTCCCAAAATTTTCCTTAAGGACCGAAAAGTTGCCCAAGAGACAGTAATGATACATTTGAACATTGAgttcatgtaccggtatatcttTCGATAAACTCTTTGCTGATGTCCATGTGACTATATTTAGGACaatcaatattgttttaatagtttttgtaaATCATTGTGTGAAAGCAAAATTTCCCAATTTGACCCAAAACGTCGATAATTTTCCCAATCTACTGAAACTTGGACCCTGACAGCCCTGTGATAACAGCACATTAGTTTTATtactgttttgttgttgtacagTAACTAAATTTGGAACCTGTTTTTCAAATTCTAGTACAGTGTTATTCTTTTTTGATAAACAACATATTgcaatatgaaacaaatatacattaatattggGAGATCACTGCAACATCCCAGCCTTACCACAAATCACCCCACCCGGTAAATCACTGTCACTGCTTCACCATGAAACACCTTGTCCCTCCCTCCCACCCATCTTCAATCATGTCTTAAAACGCAAAGGCATTCTTTTGTGACATGCTAGGTATTGTGATATACATAAGTGTAATGAGTTGTGTGCCTCagttccaccccccccccccttcactaTCATCTGGTACCTGTTCCTCTTCCTCCTTCCTGATCTTCTCCTCCTCTATTCTCTTTGCCTCCTCCTCAGCCTTCCTCTTCTTTTCATCTTCACTCTGCCACTGTTCCTCCAGTTCCGCAGCAGATTTGACCTCCTTGGAGTGCTTCTTATCCTCACGCTTATCTCCCTTCTCATCTGATGGCCTGTCTTCTTTACCGCTgcacaaaaaaacaaaattccaatgattttatcacaaaataaacaagggcaccgcaaaAGCAGAGCATCCCCTcgtgaaataaaatattgtggaAGGAAATGCATTACAGATAAACAAGTAATTGAATAGATCAAATACTGCTCTTCTTAAAACCTctttgaattataatatttcGTTATTCCTAACCCCATGCACACTCTGGGGTGTATTACATTTATGTGATTGTACAATTCCTCCCATAACtagcaaaaacaaaacacaccacaaatgttttaaacttttaatagaTATATAGTGATATTCTCTTTACAttacattacatattttttcaaaatgaatatgaaacaTAGCTAAAGATCTAGCAATTTGTAGTCTGCCCTATGGTAAAATTTGAGATAACATGTCGTAATTTCAACcccgattttttaaaaagagtaacGTATCGACAGCAATTAACATGAAATGAAGTCCCAGTTAATATTGTTGACGATACTCATCAAAGTCTCTTCTGAATTATAAACCTGTTCCTCTCTTAATAAATAATTCTGGAGAATTAATTTAGCCCGAAATTTGTCTCAGACTCTCTTTGATTTGATTAAATTGGGATAAACTTAATCTTCTGCTCGCTTCAATTTTACACTTTGGACATCCTTATTTTTACCTTTACAAGGCCTAAATccaacaaaatatcaagttgttgatttgaaaagtttaattttgcGAACAGGAAATGTTTATTGTCGAGtcatacacaattttttttaaattttaaatgttgtaattaatgatatcttaataaaatatttaacagaATTACTTGAAAAAGAATAGGGTTTGTCATTTAACCAAGCTTATTAAGTATACCAAGTTTGATAAATATGCATGCGAgggttttttgaatttttgctCAAAAGGCTGAAAtggacacacatacatacacacacacggACAGCAGCAAAGCTATATCctcttcgcaacaagttgcacGAGGGGATAAAAAATGTTTCGGAAAGCTGCTGGTATCATTAAATAAGTTTTTCACAATTTAATTTTGCAATTATAATAGAATATAATATAACAGACTGCTgagatatttaaacatttttttgctCTTACATTTTTTTGCCACTCTTATCTGCAGGAGGTGGAGCCTTTCCTAAAGGTTTGGTCGAATCTTTCTCTCCTTTCTGAGACCATTTGTCTCCCCTTGCACCACCTCCTGATCTGGAGTCGCCTCCCCTTTTGGAGTTTCCTCCCCTCTCATTGTATCCAGAATCAGACTGACTTTTACTCACTCCTAGAACAAAGCAAACATTGTAGCTTTATTTACTATTCAACAGAATGCAACTTATAGTTGGTTGATCTAAAATAGTTATATGGTACATTGATGCAAGTGAAAAAtgggtgaaaaaaaattatgtctatCTTGTAAAAGCAAAGAGCTCTTCAAGAACTAAAATAGAAACAAAGATGAGCACTAAAGTATGaagcaaaaattattttttaaccaagtATCCGAacaaaacattatacatgtatatcaacaatATGAATAAAGTCAccaaaaaaacaacacttttgtgattttaaaaatacattgaaaaacatttttaaatgcaaattttatatacaatgcACATGTATATGATAGAATTTTATTAAGTTAACCTTTTTTGGTGTCAAAGCCTGAACTGCTTCCCTTAGAAGGTGATGAAGATGAGGTTTTGTAGGGAGATTTCTGGGGTCTGTCATCATAACGCCTTGAGGAGTCAGGCCGAGGTTTTCCTGAATTGTATAAGTAATGAAAAAAGATCATAGAGGTTAACAAAACATGCATATATCGTGGGCtttcatttattcaatgatttttaagTGAAGGTGTGAAtttatcaatttcattatttgaagAGTCTATCTTAGAAATATGTAGATATCTAGTGACAATTGAAATAGGGGTTAAACACCTCAGCACCACTCTACCTTACAACCCTGTAAAATCTGATGAGAGATAAGAAATCTCTTCACTTCTATGTATAGTGTACTTATGGTGTACTTGTTATTCTGATAACAGCGTCTTGGTCAGCCTGTCTCACCTGAAGACGGCCTGTCTTGTCCCCTGTATGGACCTCCACTGGAGGACTTCTCGGGACCCCTTGGTTTACCGGAGGATCCTCTTTCTGATTCTCGGGAATCACTCATGTCAATGTACGGCCTTCAGTCTACTTAAATTAACATCAGGTGATCAAATAAGTAAAACGTTCGATCTAAATAGCCCAATTTTGCAAAACATTAAATACGAGAAAATTCGGTCaacatgaaaatttttaaacaacacAACACCGTTACGCTGTCTGAAATCCTTACCCAACAAGTTTCTggctaaaatatttacatagttTTGCAAAGCCACATATATTCTTCgataatgtttgaaattttaaccgaatcaaaatggtgaaaaatataacaaaagggttttaaatgaaaataactttCCGTTCTCTTCAAAACATGGCGTCTGCTACTCGAGTTATTCTACTTTTCCGCTAGAGGGCGCTCCTTTTTGAATTAAGTAAGACGTACATAGAGGTATtcgtataatattgtatcattgcTGCGTTCTTTGTACATTCATAAATTATATGCTGTCTAATAACCAAAAagagaccccccccccaaaaaaaaacaaaacaaaaaaaaaacaccacctgaaacaataaaaataaattatggtAGAGAATCATTAGAAGAGGCCTATGGGCCACATTGCACACATGATTAATTGTGACAGAtccaataaaattgataaaattctttCAGAGTCACTTTTCTTAAAAGCAACATATTGGTTGAATATGCTGTATTCAAGCTAAATTAtatggtaaacataatgaaaagGTGTGTAttaaactgtaattttcactgATCATGAAGAAAATCTGCTATTAATCAGCGACGTACGTATTACCATGATTACGCCCCTGAATTAATGAATCCATCATGCCTACtagcgtgcgaccagttctcgccagtacattgtgacttcatttttcgtctataattttatgtgttgataaaatgacgtcacaatgtattggcgagaaatggtactctgcgagaactggtcgcatgcCAGTATAGTCTTTAGAAACTGTGTACATATTTATcagtaaaatgttttgcttcatacattttatgaaataaactgTGTACTTTTTGAGAAACCTTTCCCAAAAGTGAACTAATGCTCTACTTTAGACTATTTCATTCATGATAGTGAAATTCTCAAGTCTTAATCTGGCATTTCATCAATCTTAAGGGACTCCGATGATTTAGCTACCAAGGTAGACCTGTAGTATGTTGACTGCATGATCATAATAACATGTACCCCAGATGAATTTTACTTGTAAGCACCTGCTAGAATTCCCCATTTCTAACCAAATATATTCATGAGCACTGAAAGCATATTGCATCTGCTTTTCTCTGTTAGTTGGGTTGGGTTGGACCCCCTCCCctgaataattcaaatttattaaatttacattgtaaCATTATTGAAAATATGCTTTGGACTCATGCATGCAGTCTATTTagaattttggtaaaaaaacatacattgcTTTTGCTAAATCAAATGCACTGCCAATCGTCATGCATGAATGACTATTTTTTATGTAGATTCAGAAATGTGCTAAATTACACCTACCTTaatctgttaaaaataattttcaaccaAGAATTGTAAAAATGATATGTTTAATATACCTATTAAGACTTggctaattaaaaaaaataattaaaaaaaaaaaatttaattgattgaAACTCTTACAAGTATCTATCTACACTAATGTTCAACAAGGTAAGTACCGGTAAGAGATATCCTTATGCTGTCATTATCCCCAATACTTatgattaaaatacatataccgGTAAGTAAAGTTAGTATGCTAAACTAAATTTTTTCACTGCTCACAAtgcaatttaatttacatgaaattCATACATTTGGtacaattgttttcattaatagtTTTCAACAAGCTATTTAAAAAACACGTACACTGGTGATgatatataaaacttttaaatcaatgaaaacaattaattaCATGTTCTAACATTTCATGAGTCATGTATATACAGTTACTGTACACTGTTAGTGCAGAAAATACAGAAAACTGTTAAAAATTGGAAATGTCTTTTACATCGCAATATCTGGCACCTGgtatatcttgtaaacagaGAGAGTCCACTAATCTCCCCTGACAATGAAATCTATAACAACCAAGAGCCAGTAAATCTTAGCTCTTGATTGCAACTTTAAGCGTCTTTTGATCTGTCAGACATCATTTCAAACTTCAGTCTCCTGGCCTTTCTGTAACAATGCTTCCTCAATTTTACGCCACTTATTCCTGGTATTTAAAGGAGTATATTTTCCGCGCAGCTCTTTGGGCAATGTCTCAAATGCCGGACAAGGCACTTGTCCGTCAACAAGACAAATACAGTTCCGGCGGAATTTCGGCCCAAAATTTTCAGGTCGATTGTTTTTCAGATCGGAACCATACATTTGCTGGTCTCTAATCTTTGTTctgaagaaagaaaaattaatataaaacatatttatcttaaaataatccTATGTAGAGCATTCAAAGACCTGGCCCCACAATCATAGAGAGGGAACAAATTGTGCATCAAATTTTTCGGTTTACTTGATCGAGTCACAAATTTCAAAAGGGTACCCATTGGTATATATTCTAAACTAAGCTGCCCTATAAACTCACagcaaaaatttaatttattttaaaaagttagaacaatttataattttgtcttTAATCTCTTTTTGGGTATGACTTCTGGTACATATTTGTGCAAAGAaagataaattaataaatacaaaaatgttcactaggtaacaaattaataataacTAACATAAAACTAACAGTCCCCTAAGTTGTGtcacttacatgtacacatgcatGACATGTATTAAACAGCAAACTTAATCTGTATTTCATGCACATTCGAAAAATTGATCATACTGGTACCAGTTATATTTATGAGAATGCTTACATTAAGTCCAAGTCTGTgtaacaaaatgttttgaaaaacttCTCGTAGACGTCTTCTTTATTCTGTCCGTAGCAGTCCATGGCAATGGATTCTCCGTGCACTGTAtcaaaagcaaaattatttattaagttATGGCccttttatatattcattgtaaTGGTATAGACACTTCAATATAGTCTGGTTGTAAGTACCGTATATATGGCTAATTATACTAATATATGCAAAACATAATTTACTGTCAGTTGAAATGTTAAATCCTTCTGCAAGCCATGAAGGCGCATAAGGACAGTGCTTATCCTTCGTTTCCTTGATGTTAAGCAGATGTGAGTCATTGACTCCCCCTGGATGTGACACTTGTCCATCACAGGCTTACTCCCTGCTAATGACGATACCCAGTGTCAGCTAGGTGGACTGAGACAATGATACTTACTGCTTATTCCAAATAACCTTTTGATAAACCAACCAAATTGTGGCTGGCTAAACTGCCAGCAAAATCTGAGCTAATATTAGCATTCATTCAAGGTCGCTGCTTTTGTGATAAAAGTAAAAACTCCcatgtaaaattaaaagtttaacaacATGTGCAAAAATGTGGGTCTTTGTTTCTGCAGACATTTAAACACTATACTGAAAAGGCTTGGAATGCATTGAATGACACTTCTCATGACAAAAGTtaagaaatgtaaattttgagtaGTCAAAAAAGTTATGACATgattttttaactatttatgTACTTATGTCGTTTGGACGTGATCTCTATTATAGTGTAGGTTTACGAGCAGTTGCATATCAGAAAACCTGAATATAATCAGATTGCATGTACTGCTATATGTTAATATTATGTACCACTTAGCATGAACCTATGCTACATTGCATGATATATGATAATCCATGATGTACTGTAGTAAGATTTCGTTTTAATAGCAGCGCCggctagcgaagcgagctcttagaaccagtgtgcgcgggaaaaagaacgagctaaacctacagttcatcaaacaaaattttttgtctacgtctcataatgctctctaatgttttcacccgtggtgctttgccaaaaatggccgacttttaactcgtaattcaggtgacttaaagtttgaagacacgctttgagtaccgcatatgctttggcgagactcaaaagatttgttacatgcttccataccttcgtattgagtcgagaaacgtaaacaaagacgaacaaagtcatggatgacgtcacagtgcactcgcgctatatttcccgcgataaatttagaggt
This genomic interval carries:
- the LOC105344565 gene encoding small ribosomal subunit protein mS25, translating into MGLMRGRAPIRRTMEYLKQGKLFLKPNLKIMLSNVIPNHPASSGLQEFIFWHLPQLQYKNQEVQFLTFRCISPAPYIQFINMHGESIAMDCYGQNKEDVYEKFFKTFCYTDLDLITKIRDQQMYGSDLKNNRPENFGPKFRRNCICLVDGQVPCPAFETLPKELRGKYTPLNTRNKWRKIEEALLQKGQETEV